A window from Ictalurus punctatus breed USDA103 unplaced genomic scaffold, Coco_2.0 Super-Scaffold_100046, whole genome shotgun sequence encodes these proteins:
- the LOC128630034 gene encoding myotubularin-related protein 2-like, protein MTRIDQERVSLGYENHANSERSPLFVQFIDCVWQMMRQFPSASEFKELFLIPILDRPYSCLFGTFLYSSEQERMEKEVQARTVTVVLR, encoded by the exons ATGACCCGCATTGATCAAGAG cgtgTCAGCCTTGGATATGAGAATCACGCCAACTCGGAACGATCCCCTCTCTTTGTGCAGTTCATCGACTGTGTGTGGCAAATGATGAGACAG tttccttctgcttctgagttcaaagagctttttctcatccccatcctggatcgcccctacagctgcctgtttggtacattcctctacagcagtgagcaggagagaatggaaaag gaagtacagGCTAGAACGGTCACTGTGGTCCTACGTTAA